A genomic segment from Callithrix jacchus isolate 240 chromosome 8, calJac240_pri, whole genome shotgun sequence encodes:
- the NKX2-1 gene encoding homeobox protein Nkx-2.1 isoform X2, giving the protein MSMSPKHTTPFSVSDILSPLEESYKKVGMEGGGLGAPLAAYRQGQAAPPAAAMQQHAVGHHGAVTAAYHMTAAGVPQLSHSAVGGYCNGNLGNMSELPPYQDTMRNSASGPGWYGANPDPRFPAAISRFMGPASGMNMSGMGGLGSLGDVSKNMAPLPSAPRRKRRVLFSQAQVYELERRFKQQKYLSAPEREHLASMIHLTPTQVKIWFQNHRYKMKRQAKDKAAQQQLQQDSGGGGGGGGAGCPQQQQAQQQSPRRVAVPVLVKDGKPCQAGAPAPGAASLQGHAQQQAQQQAQAAQAAAAAISVGSGGGGLGAHPGHQPGSAGQSPDLAHHAASPAALQGQVSSLSHLNSSGSDYGTMSCSTLLYGRTW; this is encoded by the exons ATGTCGATGAGTCCAAAGCACACGACTCCGTTCTCAGTGTCTGACATCTTGAGTCCCCTGGAGGAAAGCTACAAGAAAGTGGGCATGGAGGGCGGCGGCCTCGGGGCTCCGCTGGCGGCGTACAGGCAGGGCCAGGCGGCACCGCCGGCCGCGGCCATGCAGCAGCACGCCGTGGGGCACCACGGCGCCGTCACCGCCGCCTACCACATGACGGCAGCGGGGGTGCCCCAGCTCTCGCACTCCGCGGTGGGGGGCTACTGCAAcggcaacctgggcaacatgagcgaGCTGCCGCCGTACCAGGACACCATGAGGAACAGCGCCTCTGGCCCCGGATGGTACGGCGCCAACCCAGACCCGCGCTTCCCCGCCGCCA TCTCCCGCTTCATGGGCCCGGCGAGCGGCATGAACATGAGCGGCATGGGCGGCCTGGGCTCGCTGGGGGATGTGAGCAAGAACATGGCCCCGCTGCCAAGCGCGCCGCGCAGGAAGCGCCGGGTGCTCTTCTCGCAGGCGCAGGTGTATGAGCTGGAGCGACGcttcaagcaacagaaatacctgTCGGCGCCAGAGCGCGAGCACCTGGCCAGCATGATCCACCTGACCCCCACGCAGGTCAAGATCTGGTTCCAGAACCACCGCTACAAAATGAAGCGCCAGGCCAAGGACAAGGCGGCGCAGCAGCAACTCCAGCAGGacagcggcggcggcgggggcggcgggggcgCCGGGTGCCCGCAGCAGCAACAGGCTCAGCAGCAGTCGCCACGCCGTGTGGCCGTGCCGGTCCTGGTGAAAGACGGCAAACCCTGCCAGGCGGGTGCCCCCGCGCCGGGCGCCGCCAGCCTACAAGGCCACGCGCAGCAACAGGCGCAACAGCAGGCGCAGGCCGCGCAGGCGGCGGCAGCTGCCATCTCTGTGGGCAGCGGTGGCGGCGGCCTTGGTGCACACCCGGGCCACCAGCCGGGCAGTGCAGGCCAGTCTCCGGACCTGGCGCACCATGCCGCCAGCCCCGCGGCGCTGCAGGGCCAGGTCTCCAGCCTGTCCCACCTGAACTCCTCGGGCTCGGACTACGGCACCATGTCCTGCTCCACCTTGCTATATGGTCGGACCTGGTGA
- the NKX2-1 gene encoding homeobox protein Nkx-2.1 isoform X1, protein MWSGSSGKARGWEAAAGGRSSPGRLSRRRIMSMSPKHTTPFSVSDILSPLEESYKKVGMEGGGLGAPLAAYRQGQAAPPAAAMQQHAVGHHGAVTAAYHMTAAGVPQLSHSAVGGYCNGNLGNMSELPPYQDTMRNSASGPGWYGANPDPRFPAAISRFMGPASGMNMSGMGGLGSLGDVSKNMAPLPSAPRRKRRVLFSQAQVYELERRFKQQKYLSAPEREHLASMIHLTPTQVKIWFQNHRYKMKRQAKDKAAQQQLQQDSGGGGGGGGAGCPQQQQAQQQSPRRVAVPVLVKDGKPCQAGAPAPGAASLQGHAQQQAQQQAQAAQAAAAAISVGSGGGGLGAHPGHQPGSAGQSPDLAHHAASPAALQGQVSSLSHLNSSGSDYGTMSCSTLLYGRTW, encoded by the exons ATGTGGTCCGGAAGCAGTGGGAAGGCGCGGGGCTGGGAGGCCGCGGCGGGAGGGAGGAGCAGCCCCGGCAGGCTCAG ccGCCGCCGAATCATGTCGATGAGTCCAAAGCACACGACTCCGTTCTCAGTGTCTGACATCTTGAGTCCCCTGGAGGAAAGCTACAAGAAAGTGGGCATGGAGGGCGGCGGCCTCGGGGCTCCGCTGGCGGCGTACAGGCAGGGCCAGGCGGCACCGCCGGCCGCGGCCATGCAGCAGCACGCCGTGGGGCACCACGGCGCCGTCACCGCCGCCTACCACATGACGGCAGCGGGGGTGCCCCAGCTCTCGCACTCCGCGGTGGGGGGCTACTGCAAcggcaacctgggcaacatgagcgaGCTGCCGCCGTACCAGGACACCATGAGGAACAGCGCCTCTGGCCCCGGATGGTACGGCGCCAACCCAGACCCGCGCTTCCCCGCCGCCA TCTCCCGCTTCATGGGCCCGGCGAGCGGCATGAACATGAGCGGCATGGGCGGCCTGGGCTCGCTGGGGGATGTGAGCAAGAACATGGCCCCGCTGCCAAGCGCGCCGCGCAGGAAGCGCCGGGTGCTCTTCTCGCAGGCGCAGGTGTATGAGCTGGAGCGACGcttcaagcaacagaaatacctgTCGGCGCCAGAGCGCGAGCACCTGGCCAGCATGATCCACCTGACCCCCACGCAGGTCAAGATCTGGTTCCAGAACCACCGCTACAAAATGAAGCGCCAGGCCAAGGACAAGGCGGCGCAGCAGCAACTCCAGCAGGacagcggcggcggcgggggcggcgggggcgCCGGGTGCCCGCAGCAGCAACAGGCTCAGCAGCAGTCGCCACGCCGTGTGGCCGTGCCGGTCCTGGTGAAAGACGGCAAACCCTGCCAGGCGGGTGCCCCCGCGCCGGGCGCCGCCAGCCTACAAGGCCACGCGCAGCAACAGGCGCAACAGCAGGCGCAGGCCGCGCAGGCGGCGGCAGCTGCCATCTCTGTGGGCAGCGGTGGCGGCGGCCTTGGTGCACACCCGGGCCACCAGCCGGGCAGTGCAGGCCAGTCTCCGGACCTGGCGCACCATGCCGCCAGCCCCGCGGCGCTGCAGGGCCAGGTCTCCAGCCTGTCCCACCTGAACTCCTCGGGCTCGGACTACGGCACCATGTCCTGCTCCACCTTGCTATATGGTCGGACCTGGTGA